Proteins encoded within one genomic window of Felis catus isolate Fca126 chromosome C1, F.catus_Fca126_mat1.0, whole genome shotgun sequence:
- the BCAS2 gene encoding pre-mRNA-splicing factor SPF27, with amino-acid sequence MASAGVMNVPESAQTQKISASLRMAGTGLVAGEVVVDALPYFDQGYEAPGVREAAAALVEEETRRYRPTKNYLSYLTAPDYSAFETDIMRNEFERLAARQPIELLSMKRYELPAPSSGQKNDITAWQECVNNSMAQLEHQAVRIENLELMSQHGCNAWKVYNENLVHMIEHAQKELQKLRKHIQDLNWQRKNMQLTAGSKLREMESTWVSLVSKNYEIERTIVQLENEIFQMKQQHGEANKENIRQDF; translated from the exons ATGGCGAGCGCAGGCGTAATGAACGTGCCTGAGTCTGCGCAGACTCAGAAAATTTCGGCAAGCCTAAGAATGGCGGGCACGGGTTTAGTCGCCGGAGAGGTTGTGGTAGACGCGCTGCCGTATTTTGACCAAGGTTACGAAGCGCCCGGTGTGCGGGAAGCG GCTGCAGCGCTGGTGGAGGAGGAAACCCGCAGATACCGACCTACTAAGAACTACCTGAGCTACCTGACAGCCCCGGATTATTCTGCTTTTGAG ACCGACATAATGAGAAATGAATTTGAAAGACTGGCTGCTCGACAACCAATAGAATTACTCAGTATGAAACG ATATGAACTTCCAGCCCCTTCCTCAGGTCAGAAAAATGACATTACTGCATGGCAAGAATGTGTAAACAATTCTATGGCACAGTTAGAGCATCAAGCGGTTCGAATCGAGAATCTGGAACTAATGTCACAGCATGGATGCAATGCCTGGAAAGTATATAATGA aAATCTAGTTCATATGATTGAACATGCACAGAAAGAGCTCCAGAAGTTAAG gAAACATATTCAAGATTTAAACTGGCAGCGAAAGAACATGCAGCTCACAGCTGGATCTAAATTAAGGGAAATGGAGTCAAC TTGGGTATCCCTCGTCAGCAAGAATTATGAGATCGAAAGGACTATCGtgcaattagaaaatgaaatctttcaaATGAAGCAGCAACATGGAgaggcaaacaaagaaaacatccGGCAAGACTTCTAA